The Punica granatum isolate Tunisia-2019 chromosome 4, ASM765513v2, whole genome shotgun sequence sequence cgccagaggttaataggcgacCCCCGCTTATAagatatggatattgggagttgaggatgatatgagtgagatgtgcggggtcacggtaccatCCTAATTTGTCGCAAGGAAATGCGACCCTATGACTATATTATTTGACTAGTGTTGTGCATTGGTTGTTCGAATTGATTTAGACggatgtgatgattgttgagctTGTCGAAATATGTTCTTATACTTGAATACGGGCAGGATGCTAAAGCTTGATCTGTCAACTGATAGTACAATGATTTGCTTTGGAACGCTAaatgaatggatatttgaTCTTAATGTGATATTGGATATTAGAGAAATGGTTGGAAGAGTTGTGTGTATTTGTtagtaaaatttaaatttagttactatattgaatataattattattatagtttgtatatatataccattTATATATGCGAGTGAGCTGATAGTTGGATTTGATGTGATTGTATtagttatttaaatatttggttgtttgcaattaaatatttatttaataatactttATTTTGCTTTAGAATTTTGTACTCACTGAGATGTAGTTCATAGTCCctgtatataattttttcagatgagttaggagctagactagcagCACAGGAGAACTATTTAGACATCGGGGATCAGCGTTAAGAATTTTTGTAGTTAGGCCCACTCATGTTATAAGTAGTAAGTTCATATAGAATGCTATAAATATGTTACGACTTGAAATTTTTCTTTAGTTAGTTTATTGATGTGGGTGAAAGAATGTCAACTCTTgagatgtatatacatatcagAGCTTGCtagatttgatatatatatatatatatatatttgggagTTTATGGAAAGCAGGTTTTATATTAATAGTTGATGTGGTAATAGATATCGCGAAAAATTTAGGGAAAATTCTACTGAAATTTTTTAGTGAGTCGAATGTAGTGCCTgcaattgtttcttttttctttttctttttttgtaattttctaaaaatagagaaaattataGCGATAAGACCTAAATAGACAAACTGTGACGCATTGAGAGCGAAATTGAAATAGCAACTAGGAATTGAGGATAAAAGGAACACGTTTTCTATCAAGTCCCAAATCATGTGTCATTGCTGTCAAGTAGCTAACTATTAGTGGAGACTAATCCCATTTAACATTAACTTGGCACTAACTACCAGGTACTTTTAGTCAATTTCAAACCCTTCAATGCAAGTATAGTCCAACCACTTGGAGAGTTCAATATATTATTGAGCCATACGCTCATGGTAGAAATTGtttataaaactaaaaatataatatattataataatgcCAAGGgcaaacataaaataaaaatctttgCAGTATTTAAGTAAATAAGCaattaagaatataaaaagttCACTTATTAATTAAACAATTAACTTAAGCATGTattcaataaattaaagaCTTAAAAGTTAGTTAAGTTGTACTAACGttggttggttcaagcggttcggcacttgttccgcttaagcaaTGTTTCAGGTTCGAACCCTcgtgaatgtagaaaatccaCGATGCgagagttttatcctttaGTGGGCCAACTCGGCTCGACATGATTAATCGGACTTCAATTGGGCTTCCAAATACTAGGGTTAACACTGAAAAAAGGTTAGTTAACTTGTTACAAATGagttaaagaaagaaaaagtaaaatggaACGATATGGATGAGAAGATCTATCgtgagaaaatatttaaagatacaaataagttaaaaatgattttttttaatgccaATTTGCATTATTTACTTGTTAAGTGGTTTTTTattgaatgattaaatatAATTAGACCTTcatttttcctctctcttcctttaatttgtttttccacTAATTTTtaactaacttttaagcacttatttaattaagttattATCCAACGCAAACTTAATTTAAGTTGAATCAAAGTTGAATCTATGTGGCGGTCCGCAGGTTCCGTGTCGAGGCCACTGATTGGGCGCACCTGTCATacctaggacttttacatgaATAATGGCCGTTAAATGACCACTTGTTTCTATATCTATCATTATTCAATGAATTAATGGCCGTTAAATGTTTGAGTGTTTGGAGATATAAGAAAGAGGTACTGTCattttggtccctgaaagatTTGTCATTCAACAGTTTAGtctttcaaataattttaaaccAATTTATCCCTCCATGTGTATTTCGTCCACTAATAAAATAGTCCGGCCGtcaattacaatatatatttagcAATTTATCCCAGGTTTGATACTTAGATGGGAGTGGGACTACCCACACCCTTTTGTTAGATATATTTtggatatctatttcattatattaagtCCATGACCCCCTTGTAACCGAATAAAATAGTCCAGTCGTCAATTGTTAGGATGGGAATTTTATGTGAAAGCTGACATGGAGTTAACGCTAGAAAAAGAACCATTTTTTAGGACCAAAGCACAAAATTATATCGTTTTCTCATGAGTTAATatcatcaatttagtcctcaAAGAATTTATCACCCACCACTTTAGtctggaaaaaaaagatttttgcaaccacaacttCCTAGATGGTCATTTCATCAGACAAAATAGTCTATCGTTAATGGTGGTTACGGAAACATTGACGTGGCACGAAATGTTGTTAACTTAATCCATACACAATTTAAAAacgtaaaaaaaaaggtagaaACAACTGATTtaggcctttttttttgtgtatacTCGGGTATCTAGAAGTCCGTTGGTTCCGACAAATTCAGTTCGAGTCAAATCGgtccactaaggggtaaaactctgccagtgtaaattttttctatCTACAAGACTCAAATCCGAGACCTCGATGAAGGGAAACAACTTGATTTAGGCATCTTTATTTAACCttctttcaaaaatttaatttttttttttttggttgagaGAGGGGCAACTTGGGTGGGGGCCTGTGACCTCCCGTACAAGTGAAGTTACCGGAGGCGTCAACAGGAATCGATTTCATACCCCTCCTACTCAAGCCAAGTCTGACCTCCGTTCCGCACGTACAAGAGTTTGATTTcttggaaatttttttagaggatattaaattaaatcgcTTAAATCATGTTGCTTTTtgttatcattttatttttataattttataatttttaatagataGATAGTTTGATCTGATAAATCTGGTTGCACCATTCTCAATGTCCCACACAATGAATATTTTGCTTGATGAACCAAACCAGCATGGATGGATTTAGGGGATGGTCCACTTGAACTCGAAAAAAATTACCAAATTTCAATTAGAATGTGtcaaaatttatcaatttttcaatgaaattattttatttcgttAAATAATTTCATTCTCTTTGACTTTACGATATAAAACTCTTTTGAACTTCGCCTCCATTGGACAAAATTCATAGATCCGTTCCCTGCAAACCAGGTATACGATCGTATGCAAGACACTCTTATTGCTTCGGGGATATACCTAATAAGGCTAATATGAACATGTTGAAGTAGACTTCCGAGtaataaagaataaaatagacaataaaaataagatCTCATGCAGATACGAAATATACTACGTGGGATGACCACTTTGGCTGCGcatctaaataaaaaaaaaaaaaactatgaaAGTTGACAACATCCGAAAGTATTACAATCTTCAAATACATACCCCTCCTGAATTTTCATGAATATAAGATATTACAATTTCGATCCCAATAATAGAAATTTCAAACCTGATCTGCATTTTCCACTTCACACTGTCATTCCCACCGAAAGGAATGAGAAGACAAACAAGCGGAATTCTGCTATGCTAAGTTACAGCGTAGGTCAATAAATATGTTATCGTAGTCAAAACAGAAGGGTTCACTTAGGGTCGATAGAGAAGACGCTATTAAGCGAGAATTCCGCGTACGGACCATTCTACCAATACAAACAGTCAAATTAGCTTTTAGACGGGTGTTGAACTTATTATTCATGACTCTCAGAGGTCAATAGAGAATGCTATTACTCGAGAATTCCGCGTAATGGTCACGACTCTCAGAGGTCACTCTTGTTCGAATCAAATTTCTGATTGTCTGAACTGATGTTcctctttcattttcttattatgTCATCTTTCTGCAGGAAAGGAAAATCAATCTGCCCCTTTGTTTGGTCGAGACATGTCGACGTGTGCCAAAGACAGAGTTTATGGCCCTTTCTTTGCCAGTTTTCTGGTACTCTTGTTATTTCTTCTTTGATTTCAATGTTTATATTGAACTCTTCTACTTGTTCTTTAATCCTTATGGGCTAATTTCATATGCTAAGATTATGATTGAATCCACatgtaattaatttgtttattttctcttgatCTAATGAGTTTTTTATCCTATTCTATTTATTCTATCTGATACTTAATGCTTGCAATTGTCTAATCAACAATTGTTATGATATGTTAGTCTAACTGAACTTGGGAATGGGATTTTAGATTTAGAACAAGGATAGAGTAGCCTAAGTTCAATAATGAGGAATTGAGTTGATTAGTGGGTAAGATAGGAATATACTTACATACCTTTGGTAGCCAATTCAAATTAGAACTTAATGAGTTTAGCTTAATTACAATTCCGGTAGGAATATCGGGAATTGGTTGAGTTAGATATTTTTCCTAAGTAATTCGGAAGATACTTAGGAAatacttttgaaatttaggTTAATAGATTGGGTCTTAATCGAATTAGGAAAGAGGGAGTAGATTGAATTAGTGAAGTGTGGGGGAAATTGTAATTCTAGATCGTCTCACCAATTGATTTTTTCGGTTATCTTTAATTtgctttatattttaaaaattgattttaatttgcttAACCTCAAATAAATTGTGATAATTTCAAGCATAAGTAGAATTCTAGGACAAGTCCTTATGGGAACGAAACTCTACTCACTTTATATTACTTATTACAGCCCGTGTACTTGCGGGATTATAAAATCGTAAAACAAAATTTTAGCGCTGTTGCCGGGGacttattttctaaaatttctaCTATATTTTATACTAAGCAACTTAGTTGTCGATCAAGGTTTAGTTTATATTTTCGAGCATAATCTAGTCttctttcttgaatttttgTAGGTACACTTACAATAGATGAGCCGTCAATGGAAAGCAtgatttgaatatatatagccAAGGGTGATACGAACTGGTGGAACCCACCAAGCTTCTCGTGGCAAGAAAAACATGCAACATGGCCGAATTCGTATGGATTTGAATCGCAACAATGGCTCCCGATACAAGACAAAAAGCCAAAGTATGGAGGAGGAACGTTTCATGTATTACCTATGGTCCTAGTTGGATCTCTTCGATACACGCTTACAGTCACAAGTGGCTCTATCAGAAGAAATCCAGAGACAAGGGAGTGATTTGCCTCTATCCTTCGCAACCAATCCATTGATGTGTTGTTGAAGGTCACCGATTTAAATTTGATGAGATTATCAAAGAAGTCACAATGAGCAAGACGTGGTGCAAACAACAATTTGAGGAATACAAGACCACAAGTGTCAGCACCGTTGAGCTCAAGGACGATTCCACATCAACGGAGAAAGAGGATCAAGAAGGACCTGATATCATGCCATCTGATGATGCAAGCAATCTCGAATATCCACTGGAGGATTCATTGCTTTCcgaaagaaaatttgaagacGTGAATTTTCTTGGAGTCTTGAAGTGGCTAGAGCCTACACCATCTTTGCCAGGAGCTATAAATCGAGATGCActtccaattttctttcaattactGAAATTGATCCAAAATTTTGTGCCTCTaccaagaaataaaaaaattttgattggGCTGATTTGCATGGATTATTACTGCAGACACTCTATCAAGAATTGAAAGAAAGGATTCAAAGACTAGGGAACGAGTTAAAGTGGCAATCGAGGAAGCGACGATATCTTGCACTTCAAGAGGGACACCTACATCGATTCAAGAGagtattttatatttctttttattttgttcacTTTATTTTGGTATTTGTATACCGTGCTAAATGTGAAGTCGGAGTTAATTCAccacggtttttttttttattgtgcttagtttttcattttcttttcgtttTGTATGTTAGATATCTggttctatttttttattttaagaaaagaggaaaaagaccTACGGATGAGGATGGGCTTTGGTGTTCGACAGCCGTAGACCGAAAGTACAGAgaattctaaatttttactgaGAAGCAGCAGCCAAGGCTTTAAATTAAGCGGCCCGGGCTCTCTTCATTCAGTTCGTTCATGTTATTCttcctaaaaaaaataatattttaagtttAAAGTCAACGGATCAGGAAAGATCATTTTTGGCAATTTCAgtattctttcttctttacCACACTAATCGCTTTCTTGTAATCCCCCGTCTCCCTTTGTCTATATAGCCCTTTCTTTCCCTCGTGTTCTTTACCTCGTAGGCTCACAGAGAACTTGAAGATCATTATCGACTACAAGCTCTAATCATGGTAGCACCGACTTTGACACAGAGAGTCGATCATCATTCGCGACTAGAGCCGATGCCACTGCTAGCCCCTGTGGCACCAGTCCGATGACCAATGACTGCACCATGAACGACCAGAGCAGCTCCGCTCACAATCGTGCTCTGTGCCAGCATCCAACTCAAATCTGAGCAGAAGTCGTGGTATGCCCAGCCTACTAAGCACTCAAGATGGCaaatcctctactcgagcgtGTCCTAACTATCAAGGAACGCCTATTTTCCCTTTGGGTTAGGTAGGAGACTAACAATAACAAAGGATAGAAAGACTCGACAACACCAAAAGAGGTGAGATGAGTATCTAAGTGAAGTTGGTTcgagttttctttttcaaattgaaagcgagaagaagagagagaacatGAGAAGATTGAGTTCGAGAAATTCTGGGGAGGAGAATAATTACACAATCCAGGGAAGTGCCTTTCCATCCCTACTTTTTCATTGTTCTGGTAGATTCATGCTTATTAAACATTGAAGATAATGTTTAATTTAGGTTAAAAGGGATAAGCTTGATGAGTAGGTTGAGCCATGAATATTCATTAGCTACAGCTTGCTTTCCAGGGCTTACAGAATTTTTCAGCCTCAGACAGGGAAGATTCTGACTAGTAGAGATGTTAACTTCCTTGAACATGAATAGTGGGACAGGACAGACGAGTCTAGTCAAATATCAAGTGGTGTCCATGGAGGTTGATGAACTGGTGGATGATCAGCCTATCAAAAGGACAAGGTCACTCACAGATATATACCAGACATATATTCTGATAGTGATTGAGCAGGATCAACTGATAATATGAAGAGCACAGCTGAACATTGCTTTACTTTTGAAATGACATGTTTTTGCCAGTGCTCAAAGAAACATGAAGTTGTGGCACAATCAGCTGCAGAAGCTGAATTTGTGGCTGCAACTGCAGCAGTCCATCAAGCACGCACTTTGACTGAGGAAACTGATGCAAGATTTGCAGTTAAAGCAATAAGAAAGCActaatatatgtgtatataatcAAGCTACCTCCCTATATCCTAAAATCCAATGTTTCATGGAAGAACTATGCACTTCGATGTCAAGTGTTACTTTTTAAGGGAGGTGCAGAACAATGGTGAAGTTCGTGTACTACAAGACAGAAAACCAAGTCGCATATATTTTCTCTTAAGTTTTTCCCCATTAGAAAATTCGAGTTCCGTAGAGTGAAACTAGGAGTGTGCAGCTCCTCATCTAGGAGGAGAATGTTGGATGTCTAAGGAGTTGAAGGAGTCAAGTGAGTCGGTTGAGTCATGTCCCAGTCTATAGGCATTAATTGACAATTGGTTGTTTTATAGATCTATTTGGCTATTTTTCTGGTCAAGTATCGTTTGCCTTGTTTTGCTATCCTTGTGGTCAAGTTAGTTTCTTTTTGTGCCATGAAAAGCTGAGTTTAGTTCAGCTGAGTCTTGTATAAATTTTGCAAAGTTCAAGTCAATGAAAGTATCCTTTTAGCTCAGCTTTGTGTGCATACTTGCTACTCGAAACAACAGTTCTTTCTGCTAGAAAGACAAATCAAAGCTCTCTTTTGTTTGACCGAGACAGTTCTACATGCGCCAAAGAGTTATGGCCTCTTGATGGAAAATTTCAACAAATATTTGCCTAAGAAATTGTGATGAATTAGATAAGAACAAATTCGAGCTCATTCTGATCATGAGTTCCGAAACTAACGCACATAATTCTGGTGTTTGAAAAAAGGACCTTTTGATCAACCCCGAGATTATCTTGATTGACTAGTAGCACTTGTTGGGTTTCATATCAGTATCAATTCGAATTTGGTAATTGACACACTTATTGTAGCTAAAGTAGCGATATGcaatgaaaatgatttttaatAAACCATCGACATGATTCAGTCTATTGCAATTGCTAACATTTTGGATGGGCAAGGATCTAATGGTTTCCTGTGGATAATGACTAGTTAATTCAGCATGGTTCAAAAGATAATGACCTCTCAATTTTGAACTTCTAGAGATATAAAAGATTCGAGAAAAACACATTTTTTGGTTCTCTAAGTTTAGCGTGCGGTCAATTTTAATCATCTAGGTTTTAAAAGTGCTGAATTAGTCCTATACATTTGCTTCataaggcaattttggtctaTTTTGTGACTTATAGAACCAAAaatgtctttctttttcaaaacttataggaccacattttaatttaaacataatttataggatcaaaaatatctttttcaaaatttataggaccgaaattttcttataaagcAAACATGCAGGACTGATTCTGTAAGTTTAAAATTGACTGAATGCCAAACTTACTTGaccaaaaatatctttttctctAAAAGAATCAATTTGGCTGCAAATGACTTGTTGGTTATAGCCACCAAATTTATGACTTTCCTAATACTCAAAATTCAACAAATTGATCGCTAGAATAATATTATCCGGTTTAATCTGCACAAGGTACATTTTCCCCTTAACATAGGAAAATGCAAAAGATTGTTCCCAACTCTACCGACCTTCCAATAGAGTTATAGTAATCTCCTTGGCAGTGTTCTCTCTTCTATTTATTCCATCAGGGATCCTTTCCAGGTAAAACCCTGGCTTCTTGGGCTGAGGAAGTCTCATACTCTCGCTGTCAAGCATCAGGAGCACAGAAGACATGGTCGGTCTATCTTCAGGGCATTTTTGTACGCATAAGAGCCCAACTTGTATGCATCTCATAACTTCCGCAAGCGGGAAAGAATCCTCCATCTGTTCATCTATCAGATCATGTGCTTTCCCTTCAACCCACAGATTCCACGTCTGCATTTTCCATATGTTAAAAGAAAACCCTATATGAGAGCATCTCTAAAGTACATCTCTTGGATAACAAGCTTACATGCCCGAGAAGGTTGAAATTGTGGTCAGGATGATGAAACTCTCTGTTCCTTTTGCCACAAACTATTTCGAGCACAAGCACTCCGAAGCTGAAGACATCTGACTTTATTGAGAATATCCCATCAACAACATACTCCGGCGACATGTAGCCGCTGCAATTCCATCGTGGAAAGAAATGTATTTTCAGTTTCAGAGACTACAAAACAATTAATATGAATTTGAATTATCTAGACGAGAAGGTTTCGTGAATCTTTTTGATGGCCTTACTATGTGCCAACTATTCTTTTGGTTTTCTCTAAGAACTGATCCTCCCCAAATGTCCTGGCCATGCCAAAATCCGATATTTTCGGGTTCATCTTGCTGTCCAACAACACATTGCTAGCTTTAAGGTCCCTATGGATAATCGTCAACCTTGAATCTTGATGAAGATAAAGAAGTCCTTTAGCCACTCCCACAATGATGTTAAATTTCGTCCTCCACAATAGACAACTTCCTCCAGTTGTGCCTGCTGAAACATTTCCATGAGTTCAATTGATAATGACATGTTTCATGTAAAATGTTCGGATAGAATGGCACTAACGGAATACAAAGGAATCCAGGCTTCCGTTGGGCATGTACTCGTACACTAGCATCCTCTCTTGTCCTTCTATGCAACATCCCAAAAGTTTCACGAGGTTTCGGTGCTGAAGTTTTGCAATCAGCACTGCCTCATTCTTGAACTCATTGAGGCCTTGACTAGAAGTCTCCGACAGTCTCTTGACAGCAATTTCTTGCCCATTTGGGAGCTGACCCTGTAAAGAATTATTAAAGCATTGATGTCAAACTGTAAATACATGATGTAgataaaaatattgattacATTACGTTTTAGAGAAGGATAGGTGATGACCTTGTAAACAGGCCCGAAGCCTCCCTGCCCTATCTTGTTGAAATGGGAAAAATTGTTAGTTGCTTGTGAAATCATGACCACATCAAACATGGGTAATTCAAATTTCTCCTCTTCCCCAGCATGAACATCAAGCCTTACCCCTGTCAAAATAAAAAGCATTCAATATTGATCGTTTGATTTTTGAAGCTGAGTACAAACACCTTCAATAAACACTATCAGATTGCTTAAAGAAGCCAGAGCGAAGGGAAGACTGAGGTACCTTggcctcttcttcttctccaagaagCCCATAAACAGAATATTGCAGAACAGACTGATAGAATCACAGCCGCAGCAACAACGACCCCCTTCCTCCTTTTGGAATTTCCTTCTATTATAACAATTTGTTAGGTGGGagaaaggaatcaataaactTGAAGATATAGGGGGAATTTCACGTGGATAATTTTTCATTAGTGAATGAATTGCATTATATGTTACCTAGCTCTGATGCCACAACTCGGACAAAAAGTTCTCTGGGCTCGTATTCAGCATTACTTATCCTTATGTCAAGAAGATCTCCAAACCAAAACACGCAGCCTTTTTTGTCTCTGCTTTCAAATGGATGTGCATAGGCAGTGCATGTACAATTCCCCAGGCACATGTTCTCACATTCCTTCAGGGTCATGCTAGTATTCATCTCAAATAGCACCAAATCAGGCAACTTCACCCGCTTCACCCGTTTAAAACCTTCAGGACCCGAACAATTAAACGGGCTTTTCCTTATACACCCACCAGAGTACCATGGGTCAAGCGTGTCTGGGCCTTCAGCTGACTTGGACACATAGCCTGGAAGGCATTCGCATGTTCGGACAGCATTCACAATGACACACACTGCGTTAGGACCGCATTTCGCATACTCTTCGCATGAATCACTTGGTGACTCATATAAAAGCGTCCAATCAAGCGTTTGGGTATTCCACTTGTAATGTTGGACCTTGCCCGTGTAATTTACGAGAAACCTTACCAAACTGTTTTGGTCATGGAGATCGTATGAGAAGTATGCTTCCTGAGAATCATATACGAATATCGAGGTGATTACTGAATCAAAAGATGTGTTGATGCCGCCGAAACGAGGATGGGACCTAAACCTGTTAAAATGTTGACATAGGAACAGGAGGGAGGCATTAACACAGATATTGCAAGAACACTGCTTTTATCACACAAATGGTATAGGATGAATGTCACATTTAATCCACTTTTTGTAACATTTATATCGTTAAGAGCAATTGATTTTGCTCTTCGATCATGCCATGCACATGACCATCATTGGCCTCCCAGTCCATGCTTGATGGGTATGTGCACTTGTGAATTTATTCTTCAAGCATTACATCTAACTCAGTAAATTTGTATTAATCAGCAGTTGGCTTTCAAAACCTTTCATAAGGAGCACCAGAATAATTGGAAATGGGGTCACCTAGTAATCCTCATCCGTGTCATGATATGCATCGATATTTAAGGAAAGAGAAGTACTTAGATCAGTTGCAGTTgtctttcaaaatttatatgcgAAAAAATGATAGGTAGGAAGAAAGCAATTCTAAACGATGTGCGACAAAATTACGATGACATCGGCAAACAAGTTCCAAGAATACCTTGTGATGTTGTCCTCAAAAAGCTTCAGTTGTGGAAATCCACGGGGATCCATACTGTAAGAGAAGTGCCCCGCAAAAGGATCTTCTGCACTCTTCCATGACGTAAGTTGCCACTCCATCCCGGCCTTAAAGTCCCAGCCAAGTTTCATTCCCGCCAACATTGTATCGGTAGGATAGTTGAAACTTTGCCACAGATAAGTTTCCGAGTTATCGTATTTCAAAACCAAGTTTCCTGAGTCAAGGAGCTTTGTGGTTGTGCTCCTCGAAGATAGACTCCGAGTATTCGACGACCAATATGCTTGTCCAGAGTTGTCTTGGATAACGAGAGTCCCATGCTCGATCTTCAAAAGACCAAGGGAGCCATTGAGGGGTTTATTTCTATTTGCAACCCAAACAATCGTTTTACTTGGGATATTATAAAACCAAATCCCAAGATAACGGTTGCTCGAGTTGTCTGTATTAAAGAACCCCAGCTGGAACTTTCCTCCGGCGGAGATTAACCTCTCGCCCTCACTCATGGATTGGGATTGATTCAGTGAATCCATGCACACACACAAACCAAGCATCAACGATAATGCTAGAAGTGACGAGAATACAGTGGAAGACACAAGCAATCTCATTGAGCTGCAAGATTGATCTGAACTCCCCGAAAGTTGCCGAAGtgaatgattgtgtagtgctCAATAAAACCGGGCATCCCATGTCAACTCTTATATTTGGCCGAGTTGAAATGTCGCCTAACGAAGAAGATGTCATTATGTTTGCAGCTTCCAAGTTGAAATGTCTACGAAATCTACATTTATCTGTCATTCAACGACCTCtcaatttcttctctttttttttttttttggttacaaatGATGTCCATTAGTttgatacaataaaataaaactcttaaataactaataaagggaaaaagtAATTCTACAACGAATATCGAATGTAAAATCTTTTAATGAACAAATAAATCTACACGTCACTATGCTACATCCTGTTTGATATCACCTGTCAATTTCGAGAGTATGGACGCCCCAAAAACAAATCTAACCCGGCCGGAAAGGGACATGTTGACAGTTGACTTTTAGGTAACCCTGTGTGGCTGCAACATCAGGGGATGTCGCTTCAATTATTTATCACTTTGAAGAGATATacatttctaattttataatagtaTATATGTAGGGTTGTATAACAAATCAGCTATTATggaccttgctcaaaaattcacCTATtgttgaatgaaattttctcaaatgttcaaaaaaatttcttattctATCATTTTTTCCCCTAAAGTGTTCTtgtcaaaattgaaaagggaATATGCATCTTAATTTTGGCTATTAGTAACCTGGTGTGGTGAATGTGGTTGCGTATGATGCTCCCTCCCCTCAAGAATGATATTAGAAGTCTTAGTTTTGGATATCAATGTTAGGGGGTAGGGGTCTCGCCAACAGCGAATCCC is a genomic window containing:
- the LOC116203694 gene encoding G-type lectin S-receptor-like serine/threonine-protein kinase At4g27290 isoform X2, yielding MRLLVSSTVFSSLLALSLMLGLCVCMDSLNQSQSMSEGERLISAGGKFQLGFFNTDNSSNRYLGIWFYNIPSKTIVWVANRNKPLNGSLGLLKIEHGTLVIQDNSGQAYWSSNTRSLSSRSTTTKLLDSGNLVLKYDNSETYLWQSFNYPTDTMLAGMKLGWDFKAGMEWQLTSWKSAEDPFAGHFSYSMDPRGFPQLKLFEDNITRFRSHPRFGGINTSFDSVITSIFVYDSQEAYFSYDLHDQNSLVRFLVNYTGKVQHYKWNTQTLDWTLLYESPSDSCEEYAKCGPNAVCVIVNAVRTCECLPGYVSKSAEGPDTLDPWYSGGCIRKSPFNCSGPEGFKRVKRVKLPDLVLFEMNTSMTLKECENMCLGNCTCTAYAHPFESRDKKGCVFWFGDLLDIRISNAEYEPRELFVRVVASELEGNSKRRKGVVVAAAVILSVCSAIFCLWASWRRRRGQGVRLDVHAGEEEKFELPMFDVVMISQATNNFSHFNKIGQGGFGPVYKGQLPNGQEIAVKRLSETSSQGLNEFKNEAVLIAKLQHRNLVKLLGCCIEGQERMLVYEYMPNGSLDSFVFRTTGGSCLLWRTKFNIIVGVAKGLLYLHQDSRLTIIHRDLKASNVLLDSKMNPKISDFGMARTFGEDQFLEKTKRIVGTYGYMSPEYVVDGIFSIKSDVFSFGVLVLEIVCGKRNREFHHPDHNFNLLGHTWNLWVEGKAHDLIDEQMEDSFPLAEVMRCIQVGLLCVQKCPEDRPTMSSVLLMLDSESMRLPQPKKPGFYLERIPDGINRRENTAKEITITLLEGR
- the LOC116203694 gene encoding G-type lectin S-receptor-like serine/threonine-protein kinase At4g27290 isoform X1 → MRLLVSSTVFSSLLALSLMLGLCVCMDSLNQSQSMSEGERLISAGGKFQLGFFNTDNSSNRYLGIWFYNIPSKTIVWVANRNKPLNGSLGLLKIEHGTLVIQDNSGQAYWSSNTRSLSSRSTTTKLLDSGNLVLKYDNSETYLWQSFNYPTDTMLAGMKLGWDFKAGMEWQLTSWKSAEDPFAGHFSYSMDPRGFPQLKLFEDNITRFRSHPRFGGINTSFDSVITSIFVYDSQEAYFSYDLHDQNSLVRFLVNYTGKVQHYKWNTQTLDWTLLYESPSDSCEEYAKCGPNAVCVIVNAVRTCECLPGYVSKSAEGPDTLDPWYSGGCIRKSPFNCSGPEGFKRVKRVKLPDLVLFEMNTSMTLKECENMCLGNCTCTAYAHPFESRDKKGCVFWFGDLLDIRISNAEYEPRELFVRVVASELEGNSKRRKGVVVAAAVILSVCSAIFCLWASWRRRRGQGVRLDVHAGEEEKFELPMFDVVMISQATNNFSHFNKIGQGGFGPVYKGQLPNGQEIAVKRLSETSSQGLNEFKNEAVLIAKLQHRNLVKLLGCCIEGQERMLVYEYMPNGSLDSFVFPGTTGGSCLLWRTKFNIIVGVAKGLLYLHQDSRLTIIHRDLKASNVLLDSKMNPKISDFGMARTFGEDQFLEKTKRIVGTYGYMSPEYVVDGIFSIKSDVFSFGVLVLEIVCGKRNREFHHPDHNFNLLGHTWNLWVEGKAHDLIDEQMEDSFPLAEVMRCIQVGLLCVQKCPEDRPTMSSVLLMLDSESMRLPQPKKPGFYLERIPDGINRRENTAKEITITLLEGR